From Methanococcus maripaludis, the proteins below share one genomic window:
- the eif1A gene encoding translation initiation factor eIF-1A, with amino-acid sequence MRGQQTPPQQPTRVRTPRENENEVLGVIEQMLGASRVRVRCMDGKLRMGRIPGKLKRKIWVREDDVVIVTPWEVQSDEKCDVIWRYTKGQVDWLNRKGYLDFMR; translated from the coding sequence ATGCGAGGACAACAAACACCCCCACAACAACCAACAAGAGTTAGGACTCCGCGAGAAAATGAAAATGAAGTTCTGGGAGTAATCGAACAAATGCTTGGTGCAAGCAGAGTTAGAGTAAGATGTATGGATGGAAAACTTAGAATGGGCAGAATTCCTGGAAAGTTAAAAAGAAAAATCTGGGTAAGGGAAGACGATGTTGTAATTGTTACCCCTTGGGAAGTTCAATCTGATGAGAAGTGCGACGTAATTTGGAGATACACAAAAGGACAGGTTGACTGGTTAAATAGAAAAGGATACTTAGACTTCATGCGATAG
- a CDS encoding class III signal peptide-containing protein, translating to MLLNSKRGQLSIEMVILVLAVLLSGTVLAAHMTKDTNNAGEVQELKKLTLGAFSSSAVESGASVIPEEEEETEPEEEEETPAGGVNEIQNIRINPGNGHPVEFLIKYNGVTSLTRSNIHATAGYATFIQVKAIGNTGITINGTTYNNKAFIIESVDPDTPMTYEITKTHEKGLFGWIFKNPQYTITITAPDGAIKLTYIGSNFNNYY from the coding sequence ATGTTATTAAACTCTAAACGAGGACAGCTTTCAATTGAAATGGTAATACTAGTTCTTGCAGTATTACTTTCTGGAACAGTACTTGCTGCCCACATGACAAAAGATACCAACAATGCGGGCGAAGTCCAAGAACTCAAAAAACTTACGCTTGGAGCTTTTTCGAGCAGTGCCGTTGAATCAGGAGCGTCTGTGATTCCAGAAGAAGAGGAAGAAACTGAGCCAGAAGAAGAGGAAGAAACTCCTGCAGGCGGGGTCAATGAAATTCAAAACATTAGAATAAACCCTGGAAATGGACACCCTGTTGAATTTTTAATAAAATATAATGGTGTAACCTCACTAACTCGTTCAAATATCCATGCAACAGCAGGATACGCAACATTCATTCAAGTCAAGGCAATTGGAAATACGGGCATTACAATAAATGGAACCACATACAACAATAAAGCTTTCATAATAGAATCAGTAGACCCTGATACCCCTATGACATATGAAATTACAAAAACACATGAAAAGGGATTATTTGGATGGATTTTCAAAAACCCCCAATATACTATAACCATTACTGCTCCGGATGGTGCAATAAAACTAACATATATTGGATCCAACTTCAATAATTATTACTAA
- a CDS encoding glycosyltransferase family 2 protein has translation MVAVIPAYNEEKNIISVLKDLSDINIDVVVVDDGSTDKTKTIINEFLEKNEFKNKIFPIFKEKNEGKSKALEDGTNYAVNLNYDAIVYLDGDYQHKPSDIIPMYEKMKSENADAVFGIRKYKHIPFHRQFSNFLASVIMSITVSVFSGNFHIFRDIQCGFRIIKSEFLKNSYFGDGYSVEHLIALQLAKKNAKITEEYVTIDYHNDAISYITTKKILDVVKEVAKYVLSKH, from the coding sequence ATGGTTGCGGTCATTCCGGCATATAACGAAGAAAAAAATATTATCTCTGTTTTAAAGGACTTGAGCGACATAAACATTGATGTTGTTGTCGTAGACGATGGAAGTACCGATAAAACAAAAACGATAATTAATGAATTTTTGGAAAAGAACGAATTTAAAAACAAAATATTTCCAATTTTCAAAGAAAAAAACGAAGGAAAATCAAAAGCACTTGAAGATGGCACAAATTATGCAGTAAATCTAAATTACGATGCCATTGTGTATCTTGATGGCGATTACCAACACAAACCATCGGATATTATACCGATGTACGAAAAAATGAAATCTGAAAATGCAGATGCCGTTTTTGGAATTAGAAAATACAAACATATTCCATTCCACAGGCAGTTTTCAAACTTTCTTGCAAGTGTTATAATGTCGATAACCGTTTCAGTGTTCTCGGGAAATTTCCACATATTTAGAGACATACAGTGCGGATTTAGAATTATAAAATCTGAATTTTTAAAAAATTCGTATTTTGGCGATGGATACAGTGTTGAACACCTAATCGCACTTCAGTTAGCGAAAAAAAATGCGAAAATAACCGAAGAATATGTAACAATTGACTACCACAACGATGCAATTTCATATATTACTACAAAAAAGATACTGGATGTTGTAAAAGAAGTTGCGAAATATGTTTTATCAAAACACTAA
- the minD gene encoding cell division ATPase MinD produces MAITIAVASGKGGTGKTTTCANLAVALSQFGKDVTVIDADIAMANLELIMGIEGKPITLNDVLSGNADIKSAIYEGPAGVKVVPAGVSLDSFKKARPERLLEVLSKLDEQSEVLLIDCPAGIGKEALTAISAAEHLLVVVNPEISSISDALKVVSIANRVETNVLGAIINRVTEDSSELSSRSIETILEIPIVGIVPEDTNVRRSSAFGVPIVLKHSDSPAAQSIMELGAKLVGKQYIPKEKTKDSFVKKFFKGIFGGKKK; encoded by the coding sequence ATGGCTATAACAATTGCAGTAGCCTCTGGTAAGGGGGGCACTGGAAAAACAACAACCTGTGCTAACTTGGCGGTTGCACTATCCCAATTTGGTAAAGATGTAACTGTAATCGATGCAGATATTGCAATGGCAAATCTGGAACTTATCATGGGGATTGAGGGAAAACCAATAACATTAAATGATGTCTTATCGGGGAATGCGGACATTAAAAGTGCAATATACGAAGGACCTGCGGGGGTAAAAGTAGTTCCGGCAGGAGTTTCGCTTGACAGCTTTAAAAAAGCACGACCTGAAAGACTTCTTGAAGTTCTGAGCAAACTCGATGAACAAAGCGAAGTTCTGCTTATTGACTGTCCTGCAGGAATAGGTAAAGAAGCACTTACTGCAATTTCAGCCGCAGAACATTTATTAGTTGTTGTAAACCCTGAAATATCATCAATATCTGATGCTTTAAAAGTTGTATCTATTGCAAACAGGGTAGAAACCAATGTACTCGGTGCAATTATTAACAGGGTGACTGAAGACAGCTCTGAATTAAGTTCAAGGTCCATTGAAACCATTTTAGAAATACCTATTGTCGGAATTGTTCCTGAAGACACAAACGTTAGGAGAAGTTCCGCTTTTGGCGTTCCTATTGTTCTTAAACATAGCGACTCTCCAGCTGCGCAATCAATTATGGAACTTGGTGCAAAATTAGTCGGCAAACAATACATTCCTAAAGAAAAAACAAAAGACTCGTTTGTTAAAAAATTCTTTAAAGGAATATTTGGGGGTAAGAAAAAATGA
- the cobK gene encoding precorrin-6A reductase, with translation MNIWIRGGTSDANNISKEIKRNFKDSFLILTTTTDFGGKIAENFADLVISEKMTYDNLKKTLLDKKIDVFIDATHPFATHASETGIKISKELNIPYIRYERPSEKFKNAFYVENYEEAAKLALKISKKNIFYMSGIKNLKNVSEIIPIEKLIVRILPTSVPEALKILPSKNIVAMQGVFSENLNKELIIDYNCDVIITKDSGKSGGLYEKVSGATLAGAKPIIIKRPEINYPLKFEKIVEIVNYLKNV, from the coding sequence ATGAACATATGGATTCGTGGCGGAACTAGTGACGCAAACAATATTTCAAAAGAAATTAAAAGAAATTTTAAAGACTCTTTTTTAATTTTAACCACCACAACAGACTTCGGTGGAAAAATTGCAGAAAATTTTGCAGATTTGGTAATTTCAGAAAAAATGACTTATGATAATTTAAAAAAAACACTACTCGATAAAAAAATAGATGTTTTTATTGACGCAACACATCCATTTGCCACGCATGCAAGTGAAACCGGCATAAAAATATCAAAAGAATTAAATATTCCATATATCCGGTACGAAAGGCCCTCTGAAAAATTTAAAAACGCTTTTTACGTTGAAAATTATGAAGAAGCTGCTAAATTAGCTTTAAAAATTTCTAAAAAAAATATATTTTACATGTCTGGAATTAAAAATTTAAAAAATGTTTCTGAAATTATTCCAATTGAAAAGCTGATTGTGAGGATACTTCCAACTTCCGTTCCAGAAGCTCTTAAAATACTTCCTTCAAAAAACATTGTTGCAATGCAAGGCGTATTTTCAGAAAATTTAAATAAAGAACTAATAATTGATTATAACTGTGATGTAATTATTACAAAAGACAGTGGTAAAAGCGGAGGACTCTATGAGAAAGTTTCTGGTGCGACTTTGGCCGGTGCAAAACCAATAATTATAAAGCGTCCAGAAATAAATTACCCGTTAAAATTTGAAAAAATAGTTGAAATAGTAAATTATCTAAAAAATGTATAA
- a CDS encoding alkaline phosphatase family protein has product MKTIVLDFDGLLDDSYEILDNKTPLEYAKTPNFDKLVQKGSCGLLSPYKKGVPTYSVMDLFLMLGYSRDEFPGISVLRALGEDLELSDNAVYIECTFVSTIEDNYGHRVVDRASCDLTDKELNQLMSLIPTNFEGYEFNLKTCADYGCVLSMTDKNGWISDKISDSDPYYPGRHVNKISPVYELCDSPGECKRAKSTAEALNKFLLRCHKILENHEINIKRKRKGKYPINFLITRFPGKNIDISTFYEKYGLKALSISNCRLAKGFSRFVKVDYLLTKDLSESVNSSIKYLDNYDLMYVKCCRISEGQIKDPVEKAAVIEEMDACLDKLTDLEDVLLVITSKKLSKMMGAFVNSGNEYSLIVSGKNVRKDDISEFTEKNCYIGPLRLEHDEILNLILNYMDKALLYGLRPGGYLLDYIPNDEDIEHLK; this is encoded by the coding sequence ATGAAAACAATCGTTTTAGATTTTGACGGACTTTTGGATGACTCTTATGAAATTTTAGATAATAAAACTCCATTAGAATATGCAAAAACTCCAAATTTTGATAAATTGGTTCAAAAAGGTTCTTGCGGGTTGTTATCACCTTATAAAAAAGGAGTTCCAACGTATTCAGTAATGGATCTATTTTTAATGCTCGGATATTCTCGGGATGAATTTCCAGGAATAAGTGTTTTAAGGGCACTTGGGGAAGATCTGGAACTTAGTGATAATGCAGTTTACATTGAATGCACTTTTGTTTCAACGATAGAAGACAACTATGGCCACAGGGTCGTAGATAGGGCATCTTGCGATTTAACAGATAAAGAACTGAACCAGTTAATGTCACTTATCCCAACGAATTTTGAGGGTTATGAATTTAATTTGAAAACTTGTGCTGATTACGGCTGTGTTTTGTCAATGACTGATAAAAACGGTTGGATATCTGATAAAATTTCTGATTCTGATCCTTATTATCCTGGAAGGCATGTAAATAAAATATCGCCTGTTTATGAATTATGTGACTCTCCAGGGGAGTGTAAGCGTGCTAAAAGTACTGCCGAGGCGTTAAACAAGTTTTTATTAAGGTGCCATAAAATTTTGGAGAACCACGAGATCAATATTAAAAGAAAAAGGAAGGGTAAATATCCAATAAATTTTTTAATAACTCGATTTCCTGGTAAAAACATTGATATTTCTACATTTTATGAGAAATACGGTTTAAAAGCACTATCGATTTCGAATTGTAGGCTTGCGAAAGGATTTTCCAGATTTGTAAAAGTAGACTATTTACTTACAAAAGATTTATCTGAGTCAGTAAATTCTTCGATAAAGTATCTTGATAACTACGATTTAATGTATGTGAAATGCTGTAGGATTTCTGAAGGTCAGATAAAGGATCCTGTGGAAAAGGCCGCCGTAATAGAAGAAATGGATGCATGTCTCGATAAACTTACTGATTTAGAAGATGTACTTTTAGTAATCACTTCAAAAAAGCTTTCTAAAATGATGGGCGCGTTTGTAAATTCGGGAAATGAGTATTCACTGATAGTGTCTGGAAAAAATGTTAGAAAAGATGATATATCGGAATTTACTGAAAAAAATTGTTATATCGGGCCATTGAGATTAGAACACGATGAAATATTGAATTTAATATTAAATTACATGGATAAAGCATTATTATATGGTTTAAGGCCTGGAGGTTACCTGTTGGACTATATTCCTAATGATGAGGATATAGAACACTTAAAATAA
- the spcS gene encoding O-phosphoseryl-tRNA(Sec) selenium transferase — MLDFNIEGLIPKNMEKRGELVLNEYLKEIEDVFNHRKIPENGIDDEKIKLFLKFLSMMDTDKDPKSVRIGEREARTYSKIHEELSSGFCHGIGRSGNLVDPQPKASGASIMYALTNKILESFFKQLGLNVHAIATPISTGMSISLCLSAARKKYGSNIVIYPYASHKSPIKAVSFVGMNMRLVETVLDCDRVYVPVEDIENAIKKEIELGNRPCVLSTLTFFPPRNSDDIVEIAKICENYDIPHIINGAYAIQNNYYLEKLKKAFKYRVDAVVSSSDKNLLTPIGGGLVYSTDAEFIKEISLSYPGRASATPVVNTLVSLLSIGSKNYLELVKNQKNSKKLLDELLNDLSKKTGGKFLDVESPIASCISVNSDPVEIAAKLYNLRVTGPRGIKKTDHFGNCYLGTYTHDYIVMNAAIGVRTEDIVNSVSKLEKILL, encoded by the coding sequence ATGCTCGATTTTAATATTGAAGGGTTAATTCCAAAAAATATGGAAAAAAGGGGAGAATTAGTACTTAACGAATATTTAAAAGAAATTGAAGACGTATTCAACCATCGGAAAATTCCTGAAAACGGAATTGATGACGAAAAAATAAAGCTTTTTTTAAAATTTCTATCGATGATGGATACAGATAAAGACCCAAAATCTGTGAGAATAGGGGAAAGGGAAGCAAGAACATACTCTAAAATTCATGAAGAACTTTCATCAGGATTTTGCCACGGGATTGGAAGAAGTGGAAATTTAGTTGACCCTCAACCAAAAGCATCCGGGGCTAGTATCATGTACGCCCTTACAAACAAGATACTTGAGAGCTTTTTTAAACAATTGGGGCTAAATGTTCACGCAATTGCAACGCCAATATCAACAGGAATGTCCATATCATTATGTTTAAGCGCTGCAAGGAAAAAATACGGATCAAACATTGTAATTTACCCTTATGCATCCCACAAAAGCCCAATAAAAGCTGTGTCATTTGTCGGAATGAATATGAGGCTTGTTGAAACAGTTTTAGATTGCGACCGTGTATACGTTCCAGTTGAAGATATTGAAAATGCGATAAAAAAAGAAATTGAACTTGGGAACCGCCCTTGTGTTTTGAGCACTTTGACGTTTTTTCCGCCAAGAAACAGCGATGATATTGTAGAAATTGCAAAAATTTGTGAGAATTATGATATTCCACATATTATTAATGGAGCTTATGCAATTCAAAACAATTACTATCTTGAAAAGTTAAAAAAAGCGTTTAAATACAGAGTAGATGCCGTTGTAAGTTCAAGTGACAAAAATTTATTAACTCCAATTGGTGGCGGATTGGTATATTCAACAGATGCGGAATTTATAAAAGAAATATCACTTTCATACCCTGGAAGGGCGAGTGCAACACCTGTGGTGAATACATTAGTGTCACTTTTATCCATAGGATCTAAAAACTATCTCGAACTGGTAAAAAACCAGAAAAACAGCAAAAAATTGCTTGATGAACTTTTAAATGACTTATCTAAAAAAACTGGCGGAAAATTTTTAGATGTTGAAAGCCCGATTGCATCCTGCATTTCTGTAAATTCAGATCCCGTTGAAATTGCCGCAAAACTCTACAATTTAAGAGTAACGGGCCCAAGAGGAATTAAAAAAACAGATCATTTTGGAAACTGTTACTTGGGAACATATACTCATGACTATATTGTAATGAACGCTGCAATTGGCGTTAGAACTGAAGATATTGTAAATTCAGTATCCAAACTTGAAAAGATTCTTTTATAA
- a CDS encoding fibrillarin-like rRNA/tRNA 2'-O-methyltransferase yields MEKIRVKEIFDNVYSVDFGDGLKRIATKSLVPGKRVYGEKLVYSDSIEYRIWNPNKSKLGAAIINGLKKLPIKKGEKVLYLGASAGTTPSHVADIAENSLVYALEFAPRIMREFIDSCNERKNLIPVLGDANRPQDYSNIVEKVDVIFEDVAQPNQAEILVKNAKWFLKENGYAMISIKARSVDVTKNPREIFAEQKKILIEGGFEIVDEVNIEPFEKDHMMMVGIWKGN; encoded by the coding sequence ATGGAAAAAATTAGGGTAAAAGAAATTTTTGATAACGTATATTCAGTAGATTTTGGAGACGGACTTAAAAGAATTGCTACAAAATCATTAGTTCCTGGAAAAAGAGTTTACGGGGAAAAATTAGTATATTCTGACAGTATAGAGTATAGAATATGGAATCCAAACAAGAGTAAACTTGGAGCTGCAATCATAAACGGCTTGAAAAAGTTGCCTATCAAAAAAGGAGAGAAAGTTCTCTACCTTGGAGCATCTGCTGGAACTACTCCTTCACACGTTGCAGATATTGCAGAAAATTCCCTCGTTTATGCTCTTGAGTTTGCACCAAGAATCATGAGAGAATTTATTGATTCATGCAATGAAAGGAAAAATTTAATTCCTGTTTTAGGGGATGCAAACAGGCCTCAGGATTATTCAAATATCGTTGAAAAAGTGGATGTCATTTTTGAAGATGTTGCACAGCCAAACCAGGCAGAAATTCTTGTAAAAAATGCAAAATGGTTTTTAAAAGAAAATGGATATGCAATGATATCTATAAAAGCAAGAAGTGTCGATGTTACAAAAAATCCAAGAGAAATATTTGCTGAACAAAAGAAAATATTGATTGAAGGCGGATTTGAAATTGTTGATGAAGTAAACATCGAACCTTTCGAAAAAGACCACATGATGATGGTTGGAATCTGGAAAGGAAACTAA
- the pyrF gene encoding orotidine-5'-phosphate decarboxylase, translating into MYGESLVKLMLALDVMDEKKAVLIAKETSEYVDSIKIGYPLVLATGLNIIDKIKESTNKEVICDFKVADIPSTNEKIAEITLNHADGIICQGFVGSDSVSAILNVARAKNKKVIMVTEMSHPGATEYLQNVAEDMAKMADRLKVDGIVAPSTRPERLKEIKSIAKDAFVISPGVGAQGGNLSDVLNVLNENDYVIIGRAIYENENPKNAAKKYKIQM; encoded by the coding sequence ATGTATGGTGAGAGTTTGGTAAAATTAATGCTTGCACTTGATGTAATGGATGAAAAAAAAGCAGTTTTGATTGCTAAAGAAACTTCAGAGTACGTTGATTCTATAAAAATAGGATACCCGTTAGTTTTAGCTACAGGATTAAATATAATCGACAAAATAAAGGAATCTACCAACAAAGAAGTAATCTGCGATTTTAAAGTTGCAGACATTCCTTCAACAAATGAAAAAATTGCAGAAATAACACTAAATCATGCTGACGGAATAATATGTCAGGGTTTTGTTGGATCAGACAGTGTTTCTGCAATTTTAAACGTTGCGAGAGCTAAAAATAAAAAAGTAATAATGGTAACAGAAATGTCTCATCCTGGAGCTACAGAATACTTACAAAACGTAGCTGAGGATATGGCAAAAATGGCTGACAGATTAAAAGTTGATGGAATAGTTGCACCATCAACACGGCCTGAACGATTAAAAGAAATTAAATCAATTGCAAAAGATGCTTTTGTGATATCTCCAGGAGTTGGTGCTCAAGGCGGAAATTTAAGCGACGTTTTGAACGTTTTGAACGAAAATGACTACGTGATTATTGGAAGAGCAATCTACGAAAATGAAAATCCGAAAAATGCTGCAAAAAAATATAAAATACAAATGTAA
- a CDS encoding class III signal peptide-containing protein, protein MAKFSKGQISIELILLMMAVLLAGILVSFHMTKFTFEGDILSDVREGTYQVFAISIYEPPIYYSLNFSDVKISPSTNLENAWLQINDTGNDTYLWYYSDGTFKGLANTSDPGESVTEDNLVLLPHEGYASDIIFRSNIPTAMSWNSYELDFNDIKKFEIIANDVENNPISYSLTHGDSPETSNQAYLNIKANDVTIIVTKANNKVFEVIANTTSGTIELLPYTETSP, encoded by the coding sequence ATGGCAAAATTTTCAAAAGGCCAGATTTCAATAGAATTAATACTTTTAATGATGGCAGTACTTCTTGCAGGTATTTTGGTATCATTTCACATGACAAAATTTACATTTGAAGGGGACATATTATCAGACGTTAGGGAAGGCACATATCAAGTATTTGCTATATCAATATATGAGCCCCCGATATATTACTCATTAAATTTTTCTGACGTGAAAATAAGCCCTTCAACAAATTTAGAGAACGCATGGCTTCAAATAAACGATACTGGAAACGATACATATCTTTGGTATTATTCAGATGGGACATTTAAAGGTCTGGCAAACACCAGTGATCCAGGGGAAAGTGTTACAGAAGACAATCTCGTTTTATTACCCCATGAAGGGTATGCATCAGATATAATCTTCAGATCGAATATCCCCACAGCAATGTCATGGAATTCTTATGAACTTGATTTTAATGATATTAAAAAATTTGAAATAATTGCAAATGATGTTGAAAATAATCCCATAAGCTACAGTTTGACCCACGGGGATAGTCCTGAAACGTCAAATCAGGCATATTTAAATATTAAAGCAAATGATGTAACAATAATTGTTACAAAAGCCAATAATAAAGTTTTTGAAGTTATAGCAAATACGACTTCGGGGACTATAGAGCTGTTACCATATACTGAAACATCACCATAA
- a CDS encoding Pre-mRNA processing ribonucleoprotein, whose product MLFIAFAPFGAFALEANSKNDGYSLDDIKYYKIFENEDIPKIMYALRQGDFEIIAELKNEWEIEEEDVSFEYTTSKNPLGELIRDNLYELGQKYEVFEDESDFVSKMNVWATAFTKSMMKKSSEQKDKLIVQTVNALDNLDETLNLFSERLREWYSLYFPEMDNIVKKHDIYVSLVSEYGDREEYTRTKLKKTMPSNVARTISLAAKESMGADVSEFDLKIMKNLADEIKSMYEYRESLQEYLETSMNEIAPNLTKVAGASLGARLISLAGGIERLLRLPASTIQVIGAEKALFAHLRERALPPKHGVIFQHPLIQGSPWWIHGKIARAISCKISIAIRADAFGNDISDMLIEDMNKKVAQIKEKFPEPTRKRRPRPDTRSFGNKGGQDRDRRSQGDRKPQGKRGDSKKGGKPFGKKPAGKDDRRDNRKGDRKPFGGKPKNSGNQPPKEKSGEKRRDSTKKVKAERKVIGKTSSQN is encoded by the coding sequence ATGTTATTCATTGCCTTTGCACCGTTTGGAGCATTTGCACTTGAAGCGAACTCGAAAAACGACGGATATTCATTAGACGACATCAAATATTACAAAATATTTGAAAACGAGGATATCCCAAAAATAATGTATGCGCTGAGACAGGGCGATTTTGAAATAATCGCTGAATTGAAAAACGAATGGGAAATTGAAGAAGAAGATGTTAGTTTTGAGTATACTACTTCTAAAAATCCACTTGGAGAACTTATTCGAGATAATTTATATGAATTAGGCCAAAAATACGAAGTTTTTGAAGATGAATCCGATTTTGTTTCGAAAATGAACGTTTGGGCAACTGCTTTCACAAAATCGATGATGAAAAAATCATCAGAACAGAAAGATAAATTGATAGTTCAAACCGTAAATGCCCTCGATAACCTTGATGAAACTCTAAACTTGTTTTCAGAAAGACTTAGAGAATGGTATTCACTATACTTTCCTGAAATGGACAATATTGTTAAGAAACACGATATTTATGTGAGTTTAGTTTCCGAATACGGGGACAGGGAAGAATATACTCGAACAAAACTTAAAAAAACGATGCCTTCAAACGTTGCAAGAACAATTTCGCTTGCTGCAAAAGAATCAATGGGTGCAGATGTATCCGAATTTGATTTAAAAATCATGAAAAACCTTGCAGATGAAATAAAGAGCATGTATGAATACAGGGAAAGCTTGCAAGAATATTTGGAAACTTCAATGAATGAAATTGCTCCAAATTTAACGAAAGTTGCAGGTGCATCACTTGGTGCAAGATTGATAAGCCTTGCAGGTGGAATTGAAAGACTTTTAAGACTTCCTGCATCAACAATTCAGGTTATCGGTGCAGAAAAAGCATTATTTGCACACTTAAGAGAAAGAGCATTACCTCCAAAACACGGGGTTATATTCCAGCACCCGCTTATACAGGGAAGTCCTTGGTGGATACACGGAAAAATTGCAAGAGCAATTTCTTGTAAAATTTCAATTGCGATAAGGGCAGATGCTTTTGGAAATGATATTTCTGACATGTTAATTGAAGACATGAATAAAAAAGTAGCCCAAATAAAAGAAAAATTCCCTGAACCAACGAGAAAAAGAAGACCAAGACCTGATACGAGAAGTTTTGGCAATAAAGGCGGCCAAGATAGGGATAGAAGGTCACAAGGTGACAGAAAACCACAGGGTAAACGGGGCGACTCTAAAAAAGGTGGAAAGCCGTTTGGTAAAAAACCTGCTGGAAAAGACGACAGACGAGATAACAGGAAAGGCGATAGGAAACCATTTGGTGGAAAACCAAAAAATAGCGGAAATCAGCCTCCAAAGGAAAAATCTGGCGAAAAAAGAAGAGATTCGACAAAAAAAGTTAAAGCTGAGCGAAAAGTAATCGGAAAAACTTCCTCACAGAATTAA